From a region of the Pectobacterium aquaticum genome:
- a CDS encoding type II toxin-antitoxin system HicB family antitoxin translates to MFYPIAIEAGDDTHAYGVTVPDLPGCFSAGDTLDDAIANAKEAITGHIELLIEMGQDIPTVSSVGQLAKNAEYAGYTWAVVDIDVTRLMGGSEKINVTLPKSLIDRIDRCVASNPEFKSRSGFLAQAALERISSSR, encoded by the coding sequence ATGTTTTATCCGATTGCAATTGAAGCAGGCGACGATACCCACGCATACGGTGTAACCGTGCCAGATCTACCGGGCTGTTTTTCTGCAGGCGATACGCTAGACGATGCCATCGCGAATGCTAAAGAGGCGATTACCGGACATATCGAACTGCTGATCGAGATGGGTCAGGATATTCCCACCGTGTCGTCAGTAGGCCAACTAGCAAAAAACGCAGAATACGCTGGGTACACGTGGGCGGTTGTTGATATTGATGTGACGCGTTTAATGGGCGGTTCAGAAAAAATTAACGTCACGCTGCCTAAGTCGCTGATTGACCGCATTGATCGTTGCGTGGCGAGTAACCCAGAATTTAAAAGTCGTTCGGGTTTTCTCGCACAGGCGGCATTAGAACGAATCTCGTCTTCTCGATGA
- the hslV gene encoding ATP-dependent protease subunit HslV: MTTIVSVRRNGQVVIGGDGQATLGNTVMKGNVRKVRRLYHDRVIAGFAGGTADAFTLFELFERKLELHQGHLVKAAVELAKDWRTDRMLRKLEALLAVADENASLIITGNGDVVQPENDLIAIGSGGPYAQAAARALLENTELGARDIVEKSLGIAGDICIYTNQFHTIEELASKA, encoded by the coding sequence GTGACAACAATTGTAAGCGTACGCCGCAACGGCCAGGTGGTCATTGGCGGTGATGGACAAGCCACTCTGGGCAACACCGTGATGAAAGGCAACGTGCGTAAAGTGCGTCGTCTCTACCATGACCGCGTCATCGCGGGCTTCGCAGGCGGTACGGCGGATGCCTTCACCCTTTTTGAGCTTTTTGAGCGCAAGCTGGAATTGCATCAAGGTCATCTGGTAAAAGCGGCCGTCGAGCTGGCGAAAGACTGGCGTACCGACCGTATGCTACGCAAGCTGGAAGCCCTGTTAGCCGTTGCGGACGAAAACGCCTCGCTGATCATTACCGGTAATGGCGATGTCGTGCAGCCTGAAAACGATCTGATCGCGATTGGTTCCGGCGGTCCTTATGCACAGGCCGCAGCGCGTGCTTTACTGGAAAACACAGAGCTGGGTGCGCGTGATATCGTCGAGAAATCTCTGGGGATTGCTGGCGACATCTGTATCTACACCAATCAGTTCCACACGATAGAAGAATTAGCCTCCAAGGCGTAA
- the cytR gene encoding DNA-binding transcriptional regulator CytR, with protein MKQKKGVTTATMKDVADEAGVSTATVSRTLMNPEKVSATTRRKVEQAVIAVGYSPHTLNRNLKRNESRTILTIVPDICDPYFSEIFRGIEETAAEHGYLVLIGDCAHQHQKEKTFVDLIITKQIDGMVLLGSNLPFDAGQEEQRNLPPMVMANEFSPDLALPTVHIDNLTAAFEAVHYLYQAGHQRIACIAGPEHMHLSQYRLQGYIQALRRNGILIDNQYIFRGDFNYETGINGLIALMQHPQPPSAIFCHSDLMALGVLAQARKMGLDIPRDLSVIGFDDIEQAQYSWPPLTSVAQPRYQIGREAMLLLLEQLQGNTVQSGSRLLSSELVIRDSVAAPNYARNRL; from the coding sequence TTGAAGCAAAAGAAAGGCGTCACCACGGCGACGATGAAAGACGTGGCGGATGAAGCGGGGGTTTCCACCGCGACCGTATCCCGAACGTTAATGAACCCAGAGAAAGTCTCTGCGACCACCCGTAGGAAGGTCGAGCAGGCCGTCATCGCCGTTGGCTATTCGCCCCACACGCTCAACAGGAATCTCAAACGTAACGAATCGCGCACGATCCTGACGATCGTCCCGGATATCTGCGATCCCTATTTCTCCGAAATATTTCGCGGGATCGAGGAAACGGCAGCCGAACACGGCTATCTGGTGTTGATTGGCGATTGCGCTCACCAACATCAAAAAGAAAAAACCTTCGTCGACCTGATTATTACCAAGCAGATCGACGGCATGGTGTTACTCGGCTCCAATCTGCCGTTTGACGCAGGCCAGGAAGAGCAGCGTAATCTGCCGCCGATGGTGATGGCGAATGAGTTCTCACCGGATCTGGCGCTGCCCACCGTGCATATTGATAACCTGACCGCCGCCTTTGAAGCCGTACATTATCTTTATCAGGCGGGTCATCAGCGCATCGCCTGCATTGCGGGTCCGGAGCACATGCACCTGAGCCAATATCGCCTGCAGGGGTACATTCAGGCCTTGCGCCGCAATGGAATTCTGATCGATAACCAGTACATTTTTCGAGGCGATTTCAACTACGAAACTGGGATTAACGGCCTGATTGCGCTGATGCAGCACCCGCAACCGCCCAGCGCAATCTTCTGTCACAGCGACCTCATGGCATTGGGTGTTCTGGCGCAGGCCAGAAAGATGGGGCTGGACATCCCACGCGATCTCTCCGTTATCGGTTTCGATGATATCGAACAGGCGCAGTACAGCTGGCCACCTCTGACTTCTGTCGCCCAGCCTCGTTATCAGATCGGACGCGAGGCAATGCTGCTACTCTTAGAACAGTTGCAAGGTAACACGGTACAAAGCGGTTCCCGTCTGTTATCCAGTGAGCTGGTCATACGCGACAGCGTCGCCGCCCCGAATTACGCCCGTAACCGGCTTTAA
- the hslU gene encoding HslU--HslV peptidase ATPase subunit → MSEMTPREIVSELDSYIIGQHKAKRAVSIALRNRWRRMQLDEALRHEVTPKNILMIGPTGVGKTEIARRLAKLANAPFIKVEATKFTEVGYVGKEVDSIIRDLTDSAIKMVRLQSIEKNRFRAEEMAEDRILDVLIPPAKNNWGQAESTPEPSSTRQAFRKKLREGQLDDKEIEIDLAAAPVGVEIMAPPGMEEMTNQLQSMFQNLAGQKQKARKVKIKDAFKLLIEEEAAKLVNPEELKQQAIEAVEQHGIVFIDEIDKICKRGESSGPDVSREGVQRDLLPLVEGCTVSTKHGMVKTDHILFIASGAFQVASPSDLIPELQGRLPIRVELQALTTEDFERILTEPSASLTEQYKALMATEGVNISFTPDGIRRIAEAAWQVNESTENIGARRLHTVMERLIEDVSYDASEMNGQSVTIDADYVRNHLDELVADEDLSRFIL, encoded by the coding sequence ATGTCTGAAATGACCCCGCGCGAGATAGTCAGCGAGCTCGACAGCTATATCATCGGCCAGCATAAAGCGAAACGCGCCGTTTCCATCGCGCTGCGTAACCGCTGGCGCCGTATGCAGTTGGACGAAGCACTTCGTCATGAAGTGACGCCTAAAAACATTCTCATGATCGGCCCGACCGGCGTCGGTAAAACCGAAATCGCTCGTCGTCTGGCGAAGCTAGCCAACGCACCGTTCATCAAAGTGGAAGCCACCAAATTCACCGAAGTCGGCTATGTCGGTAAAGAAGTTGACTCTATTATCCGCGATCTGACAGATTCCGCGATCAAAATGGTGCGCCTTCAGTCCATCGAAAAAAACCGCTTCCGTGCGGAAGAGATGGCGGAAGACCGCATTCTGGACGTGTTGATTCCCCCCGCGAAAAACAACTGGGGACAGGCTGAAAGCACACCGGAGCCGTCTTCAACCCGTCAGGCATTCCGCAAGAAACTGCGTGAAGGCCAGTTGGATGACAAAGAGATCGAGATCGATCTGGCAGCCGCTCCCGTTGGCGTAGAGATCATGGCTCCTCCGGGCATGGAAGAGATGACCAACCAGCTCCAGTCCATGTTCCAGAACCTGGCAGGACAGAAGCAGAAAGCCCGTAAGGTCAAAATTAAAGACGCCTTCAAGCTGCTGATAGAAGAAGAAGCCGCCAAGCTGGTGAACCCGGAAGAGCTGAAACAGCAGGCGATTGAAGCTGTTGAACAGCACGGTATCGTGTTCATCGATGAGATCGACAAAATCTGTAAGCGTGGCGAAAGCTCCGGCCCAGATGTTTCCCGTGAAGGCGTTCAGCGCGACCTGCTGCCGCTGGTCGAAGGCTGCACCGTGTCCACCAAGCACGGCATGGTCAAAACTGACCACATTCTGTTTATCGCATCCGGCGCATTCCAGGTTGCCAGCCCGTCCGATCTGATTCCAGAATTGCAGGGGCGTCTGCCGATTCGCGTAGAGTTGCAGGCGCTGACCACAGAAGATTTCGAGCGCATCCTGACGGAACCCAGCGCCTCGCTGACCGAGCAGTACAAAGCGCTGATGGCGACGGAAGGCGTGAATATTTCGTTCACCCCCGATGGTATCCGCCGTATTGCCGAAGCCGCCTGGCAGGTCAACGAAAGCACCGAAAATATCGGTGCACGCCGTCTGCATACTGTGATGGAGCGTCTGATCGAGGACGTGTCTTACGACGCCAGCGAAATGAACGGTCAAAGTGTTACCATTGACGCAGATTACGTACGTAATCATCTGGATGAATTAGTAGCAGATGAAGATCTGAGTCGATTTATCTTATAA
- a CDS encoding 1,4-dihydroxy-2-naphthoate polyprenyltransferase, with protein sequence MTLSTHSSKTKAWLDSLRPKTLPLAFASIVTGSAIASWHSSFKPGVALLALLTAGLLQILSNLANDYGDAIKGSDTEERIGPLRGIQTGAITLAQLRNALIVTVALTIISGVSLVILACEKPADIFGFLILGLLAIFAAITYTVGNKPYGYIGLGDISVLIFFGWLSVAGSYYLQTGYFDSVVMLPATACGLLATAVLNINNLRDIDNDRISGKNTLAVRLGAEKARFYHTMLLLLAPVCLGLFATFYLHSLAGWLFILTLPLLIQQARYVLRETSAFSMRPMLEKTVKGALLTNILFAVGVILS encoded by the coding sequence ATGACCTTATCGACCCATAGCAGCAAAACCAAAGCCTGGCTGGATAGCCTGCGTCCAAAGACGTTGCCATTAGCTTTTGCGTCCATCGTCACCGGCTCGGCGATCGCGAGCTGGCATAGCAGCTTTAAACCGGGCGTAGCATTACTGGCGTTGTTAACAGCCGGACTGCTGCAAATCCTTTCCAATCTGGCGAACGACTATGGGGATGCGATAAAAGGCAGCGATACCGAGGAACGCATCGGGCCGTTGCGCGGTATTCAGACCGGAGCGATTACACTGGCACAGCTACGCAATGCGCTAATCGTGACCGTGGCACTCACCATCATTTCCGGTGTGAGCTTGGTGATTCTGGCGTGTGAAAAGCCAGCGGATATCTTTGGTTTCCTGATTCTGGGGCTGCTGGCGATTTTCGCCGCCATCACCTATACCGTTGGCAACAAGCCCTACGGTTACATCGGACTTGGCGATATTTCGGTGCTGATCTTTTTCGGCTGGCTCAGCGTCGCAGGGTCGTATTACCTGCAAACGGGGTATTTCGACAGCGTCGTGATGCTGCCAGCAACGGCCTGCGGTCTGTTGGCGACGGCGGTATTGAATATCAATAACCTGCGCGATATCGATAACGATCGCATCAGCGGAAAAAACACGTTGGCAGTGCGTCTTGGAGCGGAAAAAGCGCGCTTCTACCATACGATGCTGCTGTTGCTGGCTCCGGTTTGTCTCGGTCTGTTTGCAACGTTTTATCTGCACAGTCTGGCAGGCTGGCTCTTTATTCTGACGCTTCCGTTACTCATTCAGCAGGCACGCTATGTACTGCGTGAAACCAGCGCATTCAGTATGCGTCCGATGCTGGAAAAAACGGTGAAAGGCGCGCTGCTGACCAACATTCTGTTCGCTGTCGGCGTGATATTGAGTTAG
- the rpmE gene encoding 50S ribosomal protein L31 — MKKGIHPNYSAVTVTCSCGNVIKTHSTVGRDLNLDVCGECHPFYTGKQRDVATGGRVDRFNKRFSVPGAKK; from the coding sequence ATGAAAAAAGGTATTCACCCGAATTATTCTGCAGTTACTGTAACTTGCTCTTGCGGTAACGTGATCAAAACCCACTCTACTGTGGGCCGTGACCTGAACCTGGACGTTTGTGGCGAATGCCACCCGTTCTACACTGGCAAACAACGTGATGTTGCAACCGGTGGCCGTGTTGACCGCTTCAACAAGCGTTTCTCCGTTCCAGGCGCTAAAAAATAA
- the priA gene encoding primosomal protein N': protein MSVAQVALPVPLARTFDYLLPAGGVTPQVGARVSVSFGHRKAIGIITALSNTSDLPLEQLKPVHDVLDEQPLFPPSLWRILLWAVEYYHYPIGEVLFHALPILLRQGKPAHRAPLWQWFATEQGRATPLSTLKRAAKQQQALAALLQSPLYRHQVSEIGLTETALQALRSKGLCELQAAEQTLHDWRQSFSLATDRLRLNTEQATAVGAIRSEDNHFAAWLLAGITGSGKTEVYLSVLENVLAQGKQALVLVPEIGLTPQTIARFRERFNAPVEVLHSALNDSERLAVWLRARSGEAAIVIGTRSALFTPFARLGLIVIDEEHDSSYKQQEGWRYHARDLAVFRAREEDIPIVMGTATPALETLYNVQIGKYRRLNLTKRAGNAALAKQHIIDLKGLPLTAGLSQPLITRIRHHLTNDNQVILFLNRRGFAPVVMCHECGWIAECQRCDHYYTYHQHQKMLRCHHCDSQRPVPQQCPGCGSTNMVPVGLGTEQLEQSLAPIFPDVPITRIDRDTTSRKGALEQQLSQVRQGGARLLIGTQMLAKGHHFPDVTLVALLDVDGSLFSADFRAAERFAQLYTQVAGRAGRAGKAGEVALQTHHPEHPLLQTLLQQGYDAFASQALTERKSVFLPPFTSHILFRADDHDNQQAALFLQQLRNLLEASPLRDESLWLLGPVPALQPKRAGRFRWQLLLQHPSRALLQKLVRTSLTLIGTLPQARKVKWMLDVDPTDG from the coding sequence ATGTCTGTCGCTCAGGTCGCTTTGCCCGTGCCATTGGCACGTACATTCGATTATTTGCTACCCGCAGGAGGCGTGACTCCGCAGGTCGGCGCACGCGTCAGCGTCTCCTTTGGTCACCGTAAAGCGATCGGCATTATTACGGCTCTGAGCAACACCAGCGACCTTCCGCTTGAGCAATTAAAACCCGTGCATGACGTGCTGGACGAGCAGCCACTGTTCCCGCCCAGCCTGTGGCGCATTTTGCTGTGGGCAGTTGAGTACTATCATTATCCAATTGGCGAAGTCCTGTTCCATGCGCTGCCGATACTACTGCGTCAGGGGAAACCTGCACACCGCGCGCCGCTCTGGCAGTGGTTTGCCACCGAACAAGGCCGAGCGACGCCGCTCAGCACGCTCAAACGCGCGGCAAAACAGCAGCAGGCGCTGGCGGCCTTACTTCAGTCGCCGCTTTATCGCCATCAGGTGAGCGAAATCGGGCTGACGGAGACAGCATTGCAGGCGCTGCGTAGCAAAGGGCTGTGCGAATTACAGGCCGCAGAGCAAACGCTTCACGACTGGCGTCAAAGTTTTAGTCTGGCAACCGACCGCCTACGCCTGAATACCGAACAGGCCACTGCTGTCGGCGCGATCCGCAGCGAAGATAACCACTTTGCCGCCTGGCTGCTCGCAGGCATCACCGGTTCGGGCAAAACGGAAGTCTATCTCAGCGTGTTGGAAAACGTGCTGGCACAGGGCAAGCAAGCGCTGGTGTTAGTGCCGGAGATTGGCCTGACGCCGCAAACGATCGCCCGCTTTCGCGAGCGGTTTAACGCTCCGGTGGAGGTGCTGCACTCGGCACTCAACGACAGCGAACGCCTCGCCGTCTGGCTACGCGCCCGCAGCGGTGAAGCGGCTATCGTCATCGGAACGCGGTCAGCGTTATTTACGCCCTTTGCCCGTTTGGGGCTGATTGTGATCGATGAAGAACACGACAGTTCCTACAAACAGCAGGAAGGCTGGCGCTATCACGCCCGTGATTTGGCGGTGTTCCGCGCCAGAGAAGAAGACATTCCCATCGTCATGGGGACGGCGACGCCCGCGCTGGAAACGCTGTATAACGTCCAGATCGGCAAGTATCGACGCTTGAATCTGACCAAAAGAGCGGGTAATGCCGCGCTCGCCAAACAGCACATCATCGATCTGAAAGGGCTGCCGTTAACAGCCGGGTTATCCCAGCCGTTGATTACCCGTATCCGCCACCATCTAACGAACGATAATCAGGTTATTTTGTTCCTCAATCGGCGCGGGTTCGCCCCCGTGGTGATGTGCCACGAGTGCGGCTGGATTGCAGAGTGTCAGCGCTGCGATCACTACTATACCTACCACCAGCATCAGAAGATGTTGCGCTGCCACCACTGCGACAGTCAGCGTCCGGTTCCACAACAGTGCCCCGGCTGCGGCTCGACCAATATGGTGCCCGTAGGTCTGGGAACCGAGCAGTTGGAACAAAGCCTTGCGCCGATCTTTCCAGATGTCCCGATCACCCGCATCGACCGTGATACCACCAGCCGTAAAGGGGCGCTTGAGCAGCAGCTCTCGCAGGTCAGGCAGGGAGGTGCACGCCTTCTCATCGGCACACAGATGTTGGCGAAAGGGCATCACTTCCCTGACGTGACGCTGGTCGCTTTGCTGGACGTTGACGGGTCGCTGTTCTCTGCCGACTTCCGCGCAGCCGAGCGTTTTGCGCAGCTCTATACTCAGGTGGCGGGTCGCGCAGGACGTGCGGGCAAGGCGGGCGAAGTGGCACTGCAAACTCACCATCCGGAACATCCGCTATTACAAACGCTGCTGCAACAGGGCTACGATGCCTTTGCCAGCCAGGCGCTTACCGAACGAAAAAGCGTTTTTCTGCCGCCGTTTACCAGCCATATCCTCTTTCGCGCTGACGATCACGATAATCAGCAGGCCGCCTTATTCCTTCAGCAATTGCGTAATTTGCTGGAGGCGAGCCCGCTGCGAGATGAATCACTCTGGTTACTGGGCCCGGTACCTGCTTTACAACCCAAACGCGCGGGGCGCTTCCGCTGGCAGCTTTTACTACAGCACCCTTCCAGAGCGCTATTGCAGAAACTGGTCAGAACGTCGCTGACGCTAATCGGTACGCTGCCGCAGGCGCGTAAAGTGAAATGGATGCTGGATGTCGACCCCACGGACGGTTAG
- the ftsN gene encoding cell division protein FtsN, translating to MAQRDYVSRGRSSGTHRKTTNSRKKSNASGASKTMVALAVAVLVTFAGGLYFIAHNKPDESPVLPHQNAGKGNGLPPKPEERWRYIKELENRQLGVTTPTEPSAGGEIQSPVQLTDEQRQLLEQMQSDMRRQPTQLSEVPYNDQTQIPRSQVTIKPPTQLMQQPPVVTTQPTTRAPVVTQTAPVVSRQDMPKQEAPRQEAPKQLPVKQPEAPKVEKVQHWAIQCGSFKTMDPAESVRAQLAFAGIESRITSNGGWNRILLGPYNTRAAADSMIQRLKGAGASNCIPLASGG from the coding sequence GTGGCACAAAGAGACTACGTGAGCCGAGGACGTTCATCAGGAACGCATCGGAAAACGACAAATAGCCGGAAAAAAAGCAACGCTTCAGGCGCGTCCAAAACGATGGTCGCACTCGCTGTTGCCGTTTTGGTCACCTTCGCAGGCGGTCTGTACTTTATCGCCCATAATAAACCGGACGAATCCCCCGTCCTGCCGCATCAGAATGCAGGCAAAGGTAACGGACTGCCACCCAAGCCGGAAGAACGCTGGCGCTATATTAAAGAACTGGAAAACCGTCAGTTGGGCGTCACCACGCCAACGGAGCCTTCCGCGGGTGGCGAGATTCAGTCGCCGGTGCAGTTGACGGACGAGCAGCGCCAGTTGTTGGAACAGATGCAGTCTGATATGCGTCGTCAGCCAACGCAGCTTTCCGAGGTGCCGTATAACGACCAGACGCAGATTCCGCGCTCGCAGGTAACGATTAAGCCACCGACGCAATTAATGCAGCAGCCGCCTGTCGTAACGACTCAGCCCACCACGCGGGCGCCTGTAGTCACGCAAACGGCGCCTGTTGTTTCCAGACAAGACATGCCAAAACAAGAAGCACCAAGACAGGAAGCACCGAAGCAACTGCCAGTTAAACAGCCTGAAGCGCCAAAAGTCGAGAAAGTCCAACACTGGGCGATTCAGTGTGGCTCCTTCAAAACGATGGACCCTGCAGAATCGGTAAGAGCACAGCTGGCGTTTGCCGGTATCGAAAGCCGCATCACCTCTAACGGCGGCTGGAACCGTATTCTGCTTGGGCCTTATAACACCCGTGCTGCCGCAGATAGCATGATCCAACGTCTTAAAGGCGCAGGCGCATCAAACTGTATTCCTCTTGCCAGCGGGGGTTGA